A window of the Helianthus annuus cultivar XRQ/B chromosome 4, HanXRQr2.0-SUNRISE, whole genome shotgun sequence genome harbors these coding sequences:
- the LOC110932012 gene encoding uncharacterized protein LOC110932012 codes for MEKKPSTYEEVNELFQLLSGIHDYQPSLGHDRWCWKGDKSGVYTVHKAKKMISENRTQVPINSSMKWKCWTPLKCKILVWRADINRLPTRAELLKRGVAFNDGSCAICNEDLETTTHLFTGCVFSDEIWARVGSWCRLSPIYAFEVKDLLKMAGTQMKTKKEKYILRGIIYTTMWSIWNERNARIFKGNSRKPIEVVEIVKSTAFLWIRHRSSLKGIDWNVWCKYLMDVM; via the coding sequence ATGGAAAAGAAGCCTTCAACATATGAGGAGGTTAATGAGTTGTTTCAATTATTATCGGGCATCCATGATTATCAACCGAGCTTGGGACATGATCGCTGGTGTTGGAAAGGAGATAAAAGTGGAGTGTATACCGTGCATAAGGCAAAGAAGATGATTTCTGAAAATAGGACACAGGTGCCGATCAACTCGAGTATGAAATGGAAGTGTTGGACGCCATTGAAGTGCAAAATTTTGGTGTGGAGGGCAGACATTAATCGGCTCCCAACACGGGCGGAGCTTCTTAAACGTGGGGTTGCTTTTAATGATGGATCGTGTGCCATATGTAATGAGGATTTGGAAACTACGACGCATTTGTTCACAGGTTGTGTGTTCTCGGATGAAATTTGGGCGCGAGTGGGATCTTGGTGTCGTTTAAGTCCCATCTATGCTTTTGAAGTAAAAGATCTTTTGAAGATGGCGGGTACTCAAATGAAGACGAAGAAGGAGAAATACATTCTTAGAGGCATTATCTACACCACAATGTGGTCGATATGGAATGAACGTAATGCTAGAATTTTCAAGGGCAACTCTCGTAAACCGATCGAGGTGGTGGAAATTGTCAAATCTACGGCGTTTTTGTGGATTCGTCATAGGTCTAGTTTGAAAGGTATTGATTGGAATGTTTGGTGTAAATATCTTATGGACGTGATGTAA